The Caloranaerobacter ferrireducens genome has a window encoding:
- the larC gene encoding nickel pincer cofactor biosynthesis protein LarC, which translates to MKILYYDCFSGISGDMNLGAMIDLGVDKEYLINELSKLNLDSEYEIRIRRENKKGIDGTKVDVILKNKYNHSHDHLNEEAKHHYAHKHDHFHDHHDHTHSHAHRNLKDIEDIIYSSSLNENVKKLSIDMFRKIAQAEAKVHGKSLYEVHFHEVGAVDSIVDIVGAAICIDYLKVDKIMASHVQVGGGFVKCAHGLIPVPAPATVEILKGIPIKSGIVPFETTTPTGAAILAVNVDEFTDEMNFTIEKIGYGIGNRDLKIPNVLRVYIARENEEKKTEPNSHIKQYILETNIDDMNPEIYSYIEEKLFDKGALDVFKTPIIMKKGRIAVKLSVLVREKDIKAIQEVIFKETTSIGIRKYEVEKIMLERDFSKISTIYGEVTVKNSYYKGEKIKSKPEYEDCRRLAEENNVPIGEIYREVYKRIEGVSNDK; encoded by the coding sequence ATGAAGATACTTTACTATGATTGTTTTTCAGGAATAAGTGGGGATATGAATTTAGGTGCTATGATTGATTTAGGAGTAGATAAGGAATATTTAATTAATGAGCTTTCAAAATTGAATTTGGATTCAGAATATGAAATAAGGATAAGAAGAGAGAATAAAAAAGGGATTGATGGGACAAAGGTAGATGTGATTTTGAAAAATAAATACAATCATAGTCATGATCATTTAAACGAAGAAGCTAAACACCATTATGCTCATAAACATGACCACTTTCATGACCATCATGACCATACTCACAGCCATGCACATAGGAATCTAAAGGATATTGAAGATATAATATATTCAAGTAGTTTAAATGAAAATGTAAAAAAATTGAGTATAGATATGTTTAGAAAGATTGCACAAGCTGAAGCAAAAGTACATGGAAAATCTTTATATGAAGTTCATTTTCACGAGGTAGGAGCTGTGGATTCTATAGTAGATATTGTGGGAGCAGCAATATGCATAGACTATTTAAAAGTAGATAAGATTATGGCATCACATGTACAAGTAGGTGGAGGTTTTGTAAAGTGTGCTCATGGATTGATTCCAGTACCTGCTCCAGCAACTGTTGAAATACTAAAAGGTATTCCAATTAAGTCAGGGATAGTACCCTTTGAAACAACTACACCTACAGGTGCAGCAATTCTAGCTGTTAATGTAGATGAGTTTACAGATGAAATGAATTTTACTATAGAAAAAATTGGATATGGAATAGGAAATAGAGACTTAAAAATACCTAATGTTTTGAGGGTTTATATAGCAAGAGAAAATGAAGAAAAAAAAACAGAACCTAATTCACATATCAAACAATACATATTAGAAACCAATATAGATGACATGAATCCAGAAATATATAGCTATATAGAGGAAAAACTTTTTGATAAAGGAGCGCTAGATGTATTTAAGACACCTATAATTATGAAAAAAGGCAGAATAGCAGTAAAATTAAGTGTTTTAGTTAGAGAGAAGGACATAAAAGCCATACAGGAAGTAATTTTTAAAGAGACTACTTCAATAGGAATTAGAAAATATGAGGTTGAAAAAATAATGTTAGAAAGGGATTTTTCAAAGATCAGTACAATTTATGGAGAAGTAACAGTGAAAAATTCATATTACAAAGGAGAGAAAATCAAATCTAAACCAGAATATGAGGATTGCAGAAGACTTGCAGAAGAAAACAATGTACCTATTGGAGAGATTTATAGAGAAGTTTACAAAAGAATAGAGGGTGTTTCAAATGATAAATAA
- the larE gene encoding ATP-dependent sacrificial sulfur transferase LarE, which produces MINNEKYLKLINYLKELERVVLAFSGGVDSTFLLKAAKEALGDNVKAVTILSPYIPKWEVEEAKQLVSELGVNYEIVEVPIIEEIRNNPENRCYLCKKAVFSIIKSIAEKEGYNHVIDGTNFDDTKDYRPGLKALEELNIKSPLLECKLTKEEIRELSKELGLKTWDKPPYACLLTRIPYGNELNVEDFQKIENAEKYLMDIGIRAVRVRCHKDLARIEVGKNERSKLFNEEILDEISKEFKKIGFKYVTLDLEGYRTGSFNETILTK; this is translated from the coding sequence ATGATAAATAATGAAAAATATTTAAAACTGATAAATTATTTAAAGGAGTTAGAAAGGGTAGTTTTGGCATTTTCAGGGGGAGTAGACAGTACATTTTTACTCAAAGCTGCAAAAGAAGCTTTAGGAGATAATGTGAAAGCAGTTACAATACTTTCTCCATATATACCTAAATGGGAAGTGGAAGAGGCAAAACAGTTAGTTAGTGAATTAGGTGTTAATTATGAAATTGTAGAAGTACCTATTATTGAGGAAATTAGAAATAATCCAGAGAATAGATGTTACTTATGTAAAAAGGCCGTTTTTAGTATTATAAAATCAATTGCTGAAAAAGAAGGATACAATCATGTAATTGATGGAACAAACTTTGATGATACAAAGGATTATAGACCTGGATTAAAAGCTTTGGAAGAATTGAATATTAAAAGTCCTCTGCTTGAATGTAAATTGACTAAAGAAGAAATAAGAGAACTGTCTAAAGAATTAGGACTTAAGACATGGGACAAACCACCATATGCATGTCTTCTTACCAGAATACCTTATGGTAATGAGCTGAATGTAGAAGATTTTCAGAAAATAGAGAATGCAGAAAAATATTTGATGGATATTGGGATTAGGGCGGTAAGAGTGAGATGCCATAAGGATTTAGCAAGAATTGAAGTTGGAAAGAATGAAAGAAGTAAGCTATTTAATGAGGAAATTTTAGATGAAATTTCTAAAGAGTTCAAAAAAATTGGGTTTAAATATGTAACATTAGATTTAGAAGGTTATAGAACCGGGAGTTTTAATGAGACAATTTTAACAAAATAA
- the larB gene encoding nickel pincer cofactor biosynthesis protein LarB: protein MNLQDMRKLLEEVKNGEIEIEDALERLKDLPFKDLGFAIIDNHREIRVGYPEVIYCEGKTVEQVKSIVEFMLTKNKNIIATRASEEMYKAVKEICKDANYNKLGRIITIRRTEEKYTDSYIAIVAAGTSDLPVVEEAAETAKLLGNRVEKVIDVGVAGIHRLLAKLDIIRGAKVIIVVAGMEGALASVVGGLVDKPIIAVPTSVGYGANFGGLSSLLSMLNSCASGVSVVNIDNGFGAAYIASIINKL, encoded by the coding sequence ATGAACCTGCAAGATATGAGAAAATTACTTGAAGAAGTTAAAAATGGTGAAATTGAAATAGAAGATGCATTAGAAAGATTAAAAGATTTGCCTTTTAAAGATTTAGGTTTTGCTATAATTGATAATCATAGAGAAATTAGAGTAGGTTATCCAGAAGTTATATATTGTGAAGGAAAAACAGTAGAACAAGTGAAGAGTATAGTGGAATTTATGCTTACTAAGAATAAAAATATAATAGCTACTCGTGCTAGTGAAGAAATGTATAAAGCAGTCAAGGAGATATGTAAAGATGCTAATTATAATAAGTTAGGGAGAATAATTACAATAAGAAGGACAGAAGAAAAATATACCGATAGCTATATAGCCATAGTTGCAGCAGGAACATCGGACTTGCCAGTAGTAGAAGAAGCAGCAGAGACTGCGAAACTCCTTGGAAATAGGGTAGAAAAAGTTATTGATGTAGGAGTAGCAGGAATACATAGATTATTGGCTAAGCTGGATATTATAAGGGGAGCAAAAGTAATAATTGTTGTTGCTGGAATGGAAGGGGCCCTTGCTAGTGTCGTAGGTGGGCTTGTAGATAAGCCAATTATAGCTGTACCTACAAGTGTTGGTTATGGAGCAAATTTTGGAGGACTTTCTTCGCTTTTATCTATGCTAAATAGCTGTGCTAGTGGGGTAAGTGTAGTAAATATAGATAATGGATTTGGAGCGGCATATATTGCTAGTATAATTAATAAGCTTTAA
- a CDS encoding ferritin family protein — MYYYGITPDQLIKAMKGELEAIKYYERLIKMAPNREEADIIRAFYKDEKKHYSNFRRLYMMMTGRPPIIPPIDTPKFRTYLQGVEQAILDELDAYEFYRDIYLSSINPYVRSIFFEAFTDENEHAAHLNYLYTKNKCK, encoded by the coding sequence ATGTATTATTATGGTATTACTCCCGATCAATTAATAAAAGCAATGAAAGGTGAGCTAGAAGCTATAAAATATTATGAAAGACTTATTAAGATGGCGCCAAATCGAGAAGAAGCTGATATAATAAGAGCATTTTATAAAGATGAGAAAAAACATTATAGTAACTTTAGGCGTTTATATATGATGATGACAGGAAGACCGCCAATTATACCACCGATTGATACGCCTAAATTTAGAACCTATCTACAAGGTGTAGAGCAAGCTATATTGGATGAATTAGATGCTTATGAATTCTATAGAGATATTTATTTATCTAGCATAAATCCGTATGTTAGAAGTATATTTTTTGAAGCTTTTACTGATGAGAATGAACATGCGGCTCATCTAAACTATCTATATACCAAAAATAAGTGTAAATAA
- a CDS encoding D-serine ammonia-lyase — translation MENKLIAGRSIKEWIQEFPLLNDIINTKEVFWINPKYEKFDIAIKNISLNEKDVKDAEERLNRFAPLISKLFPETKDLNGIIESPLVKIPKMQEVLEKMFEVKIPGLLLLKCDSHLAIAGSIKARGGIYEVLKHAEELAIKHNMLSLDDDYSIMDNDEFREFFNQYTIQVGSTGNLGLSIGIMSAKLGFKVVVHMSADAKKWKKDLLRSKGVNVIEYESDYSKAVEEGRRLSNSNPMSYFIDDENSKDLFLGYSVAAIRLKKQLEEMNIVVDSKHPLFVYLPCGVGGGPGGVAFGLKLLFKDNVHCFFAEPTHSPCMLLGLLTDKHNEISVQDFGIDNITEADGLAVGRPSGFVGKTLKNLISGVYTVEDDKLYRLLSTLADCENIYLEPSALAGIPGVIDLLKSSSLKEFLMKNELYGKMTNATHIAWATGGSLVPKEIMNEYYNKIFDLNKLK, via the coding sequence ATGGAAAATAAATTGATAGCAGGAAGAAGTATAAAAGAATGGATACAGGAATTTCCGCTGCTGAATGACATAATTAATACTAAGGAAGTATTCTGGATAAATCCAAAATACGAAAAATTCGATATAGCAATTAAAAATATCTCATTAAATGAAAAGGATGTGAAGGATGCCGAAGAAAGATTAAATCGTTTTGCTCCACTCATATCCAAGCTTTTTCCTGAAACAAAAGATTTGAATGGAATAATAGAATCTCCATTAGTTAAGATCCCTAAAATGCAAGAAGTCTTAGAAAAAATGTTTGAAGTAAAAATCCCTGGACTTTTGCTTCTTAAATGCGACTCTCATCTTGCCATAGCAGGCTCTATTAAGGCAAGAGGCGGGATTTATGAAGTACTAAAGCATGCAGAAGAATTAGCAATAAAGCATAATATGTTAAGCTTAGATGATGATTATTCAATTATGGATAATGATGAATTTAGAGAATTTTTTAATCAATATACTATACAAGTTGGTTCTACCGGAAATTTAGGTCTTAGTATTGGTATTATGAGTGCAAAATTAGGTTTTAAAGTAGTTGTTCACATGTCTGCTGACGCCAAAAAGTGGAAAAAGGACTTGTTGAGAAGTAAAGGAGTAAATGTTATAGAATATGAATCAGATTACAGTAAAGCTGTAGAAGAAGGTAGAAGATTATCTAATTCAAATCCTATGAGTTATTTTATAGATGATGAAAATTCTAAAGACCTTTTCCTCGGCTATAGCGTTGCAGCAATAAGACTAAAAAAACAGCTTGAAGAAATGAATATAGTTGTAGATAGTAAACATCCTTTATTCGTATATTTACCCTGTGGCGTTGGTGGAGGTCCAGGTGGAGTTGCCTTTGGACTTAAGCTGTTATTTAAAGATAATGTCCATTGCTTCTTTGCTGAACCAACTCATTCTCCATGTATGCTTTTAGGTTTATTAACTGATAAGCATAATGAAATATCTGTTCAGGACTTTGGAATTGACAATATAACTGAAGCTGACGGTCTTGCAGTTGGAAGACCTTCTGGCTTTGTCGGAAAAACATTAAAAAACTTAATTAGCGGTGTATATACTGTTGAAGATGATAAGCTCTATAGGCTTCTCAGTACCTTAGCAGATTGTGAAAATATATATTTAGAACCTTCAGCCTTAGCTGGAATACCAGGTGTAATTGATTTACTCAAAAGCAGCTCTTTAAAAGAATTTCTAATGAAAAATGAATTGTATGGTAAGATGACAAATGCAACTCATATTGCATGGGCTACAGGTGGAAGCCTGGTACCTAAGGAGATTATGAATGAATATTATAACAAAATCTTCGATTTAAACAAATTAAAGTAA
- a CDS encoding glycosyltransferase: protein MSKSKKVKLKSNKKKNNLRRPVNKIIIKRKKNNKKRYISGTKRIIIGMSFNTQPFKDKRFTEEWIKQRIAIFMNYTLQSLKAQTNQNFVALIKYHDKTKSIIENALSKYEPLPDNIQFVNQNEYESKIIEYIKGYDYLYLVRLDCDDMYHKTFIQQLFDYRPRLNTQVLINQKGYVYDSILKGLAKTEIKSPPFYTLIYKVSDYLDGKRYKMPGGHTYAIKLPHEILKKRNFIIVVHSNNTSQNTSSAFKRAKENQKILDKDKIQNILKDFMK, encoded by the coding sequence ATGTCTAAATCCAAAAAAGTCAAACTTAAATCAAACAAGAAAAAAAATAATTTAAGAAGACCTGTGAATAAAATTATAATTAAAAGAAAGAAAAATAATAAGAAAAGATATATATCTGGAACTAAGAGAATTATTATTGGTATGAGTTTTAATACTCAACCATTTAAAGATAAAAGATTTACAGAAGAATGGATTAAGCAAAGAATAGCAATATTTATGAATTATACTTTGCAAAGCTTAAAAGCACAAACCAATCAAAACTTCGTTGCTTTAATAAAATATCATGATAAAACAAAATCTATAATAGAAAATGCTCTTTCTAAATATGAACCTCTTCCTGATAATATTCAATTTGTAAATCAAAATGAATACGAATCTAAAATAATTGAATATATTAAAGGCTACGATTATCTATATCTTGTACGTTTAGATTGTGATGATATGTATCATAAAACATTTATACAGCAGCTATTTGATTATAGACCTAGATTAAATACTCAAGTCTTAATTAATCAAAAAGGTTATGTATACGATTCTATACTAAAAGGATTAGCAAAAACTGAAATCAAATCACCTCCATTTTATACTTTAATTTATAAAGTAAGTGACTATTTAGATGGGAAACGTTATAAAATGCCTGGAGGTCACACTTATGCAATTAAACTCCCTCATGAAATATTGAAGAAGAGAAATTTTATAATCGTCGTTCATTCAAATAATACGTCTCAAAATACCTCATCTGCTTTTAAGAGAGCTAAAGAAAATCAGAAAATATTAGATAAAGATAAAATACAAAATATATTGAAAGATTTCATGAAATAA
- a CDS encoding UDP-glucose dehydrogenase family protein: MNVSVIGAGYVGLVSALGFCKMNNNVICVDKKIEKITKLNRGIPTLYEEGLEELLKECLQSRNIMFTDDIRIAVEKSDVIFITVGTPTLENWEVDLSQLNEVIREICKYIKSYKVIVNKSTVPVGTQKYIKQLLVDKGVNEENFDVVSNPEFLREGKAIYDFLNADRIVIGLDSERARKIMEKLYKPFNIEIIFTTPETAELIKYASNAFLATKISFINEVANLCDKVGADIEVISYAMGLDKRISPEFLKAGIGFGGSCFPKDTKALVKIAEKYGCNFKIVKSAIEVNNNQRILPVKILLNYYKKLEGKVITVLGLTFKPDTDDIREAPSLYIIRRLLDMKAVVKCYDPKASDEIKKIFPDINCYPNIYDSLEGSSCAIICTEWKEISSMNLEKAKLKMKEPIIIDGRNALDLNKVRDSGIIYFSIGRKRQNLKL; the protein is encoded by the coding sequence ATGAATGTCAGTGTAATAGGTGCTGGATATGTAGGGTTAGTATCAGCATTAGGATTTTGTAAAATGAATAATAATGTAATATGTGTTGATAAAAAGATAGAGAAGATTACTAAACTAAACAGAGGAATACCAACATTATACGAAGAAGGATTAGAAGAATTGTTAAAAGAATGTTTGCAAAGCAGAAATATAATGTTTACTGATGATATTAGGATAGCTGTAGAAAAATCTGATGTAATTTTTATAACTGTTGGGACTCCAACATTAGAAAATTGGGAGGTAGATTTGTCTCAGCTCAATGAAGTGATAAGAGAAATTTGTAAATATATCAAAAGCTACAAGGTTATTGTAAACAAGAGTACTGTACCCGTTGGAACACAAAAATATATAAAACAATTACTTGTAGATAAAGGAGTAAATGAAGAAAATTTTGATGTAGTATCAAATCCAGAATTTTTGAGAGAAGGTAAGGCTATTTATGATTTTTTAAATGCAGATAGAATAGTAATAGGATTGGATTCTGAAAGAGCTAGAAAGATTATGGAAAAGCTTTACAAACCTTTTAATATAGAAATAATATTTACAACACCTGAAACTGCTGAACTTATTAAATATGCTTCCAATGCTTTTCTTGCAACGAAAATATCTTTTATTAACGAAGTGGCAAATCTTTGTGATAAGGTAGGAGCTGATATTGAAGTAATATCATATGCAATGGGATTAGATAAAAGAATATCTCCTGAGTTTCTAAAGGCAGGAATAGGTTTTGGGGGCTCATGTTTTCCTAAGGATACAAAAGCTTTAGTAAAAATAGCTGAAAAATACGGATGTAATTTTAAGATTGTAAAGAGCGCTATTGAGGTAAATAATAATCAAAGAATTTTACCTGTAAAGATACTTTTAAATTATTATAAAAAATTAGAGGGCAAAGTTATTACTGTTTTGGGTCTTACTTTTAAGCCAGATACTGATGATATAAGAGAAGCTCCTTCGTTGTATATAATAAGGAGATTATTAGATATGAAAGCTGTAGTAAAATGTTACGACCCTAAGGCTTCAGATGAAATAAAGAAAATATTTCCTGATATAAATTGTTATCCAAATATATATGATAGTTTAGAAGGTTCTTCATGTGCAATCATATGTACAGAGTGGAAAGAAATATCTTCAATGAATCTAGAAAAAGCTAAATTGAAAATGAAAGAACCAATTATTATTGATGGAAGAAATGCTTTAGATTTAAATAAAGTTAGAGATAGCGGAATAATTTATTTTTCAATAGGTAGAAAGAGGCAAAATCTAAAGCTATAG
- a CDS encoding glycosyltransferase, whose amino-acid sequence MKKNQYKNPVNKSLDSFINKKLFRRYQRLIKDNNFVYPSVSIITCTMRPNYIDNVFNNYIRQNYEKKELIIILNNNDMDINLWKERASQYKNVKVFQLDEKTSLGECLNFGVRQSNNEIIAKFDDDDYYGPKYLRESVKAFSYTNAGLIGKAASFVYFEKYKILAIRSPMLENRYVKHIDGPTMLIRREVFDKVKFADIPRGVDTRFSKDCLKKGIKLYSIDRFHHVYVRHSSSSEHTWKVSNEKLLSRCKIVRRNITNFSKYVDV is encoded by the coding sequence ATGAAAAAAAATCAATATAAAAATCCTGTTAACAAATCATTAGATAGCTTTATAAATAAAAAACTATTTAGGAGATATCAAAGATTAATTAAAGATAACAATTTCGTTTATCCAAGTGTTTCAATAATTACGTGCACTATGCGTCCAAATTATATTGATAATGTCTTCAATAATTATATAAGACAAAACTATGAAAAAAAAGAATTGATTATAATCTTAAATAATAATGATATGGATATAAATCTATGGAAAGAAAGGGCCAGCCAATATAAAAATGTTAAGGTTTTTCAATTAGATGAGAAAACTTCACTAGGTGAATGTTTAAATTTTGGGGTTAGACAGTCAAATAACGAAATAATTGCAAAATTTGATGATGATGATTACTACGGACCAAAATATTTAAGAGAGTCAGTAAAAGCTTTTAGTTATACTAATGCAGGTTTAATAGGGAAAGCAGCATCTTTTGTATATTTTGAAAAGTATAAAATTCTAGCAATAAGATCTCCAATGTTAGAAAATCGTTATGTTAAGCATATAGATGGACCTACTATGCTTATAAGACGTGAAGTCTTTGATAAAGTAAAATTTGCTGATATACCAAGAGGTGTTGACACTCGATTTTCAAAAGATTGTTTAAAAAAAGGAATAAAGTTATATTCAATAGATAGATTTCATCATGTATATGTAAGACACAGCTCCAGTTCTGAACACACATGGAAAGTAAGTAATGAAAAACTATTAAGTAGATGTAAAATTGTCAGAAGAAATATAACAAATTTCTCTAAATATGTTGATGTTTAG
- the hydG gene encoding [FeFe] hydrogenase H-cluster radical SAM maturase HydG produces the protein MKEYRAEDFIVHSEILESMEYGKKKAQDKEYVRSILEKAKACKGLTHREAAVLLNIEDEDILEEMFKTARHIKETIYGKRIVLFAPLYVSNYCVNNCEYCGYKHSNKSFKRKKLTMKELEEEVKVLESLGHKRLALEAGEDPVNCTLDYIIDCIKTIYSIKFDNGSIRRINVNIAATTVENYKRLKEAEIGTYILFQETYHKPTYEKVHPKGPKHDYNWHTTAMDRAFQAGIDDVGLGVLYGLYDYKYETIALLMHAEHLDSVYGVGPHTISVPRLRPAEGVDINNYPYLVSDDDFKKIVAIIRLAVPYTGMILSTREAPEYRDEVISLGISQISAGSCTGVGGYVEEYMHKHHDDEKPQFEVEDHRSPIEILKSLCKSGYIPSYCTACYREGRTGERFMALAKAGQIHNVCLPNALLTFKEFLLDYADEELKELGKKTIEESLKQIPKESARKATIKYLERIENGERDLRF, from the coding sequence ATGAAAGAATATAGAGCTGAAGATTTTATTGTGCATTCTGAAATTCTTGAATCTATGGAATACGGTAAGAAAAAAGCACAAGATAAAGAGTATGTTAGAAGTATTCTAGAAAAAGCAAAAGCATGTAAAGGGTTAACTCATAGAGAAGCGGCTGTATTACTTAACATAGAAGATGAAGATATACTAGAAGAAATGTTCAAGACAGCAAGACATATTAAAGAAACAATATATGGTAAAAGAATAGTTCTTTTTGCACCTTTATATGTAAGCAACTATTGCGTTAATAACTGCGAATATTGTGGATATAAACATTCAAATAAAAGCTTTAAAAGAAAGAAACTAACTATGAAAGAACTTGAGGAAGAAGTTAAAGTTCTAGAATCTTTAGGACATAAGAGACTAGCTTTAGAAGCCGGTGAAGACCCTGTAAATTGTACTTTAGATTATATAATCGATTGTATAAAAACTATTTATTCAATAAAGTTTGATAATGGAAGTATTAGAAGAATTAATGTTAATATAGCAGCTACAACTGTAGAAAATTATAAAAGATTAAAGGAAGCTGAAATAGGAACATACATCTTATTCCAAGAAACATATCATAAGCCAACATATGAAAAAGTTCATCCAAAAGGACCTAAACATGATTATAACTGGCATACAACAGCTATGGACAGAGCTTTTCAAGCAGGAATTGATGATGTAGGCTTAGGTGTTCTTTATGGACTTTATGATTATAAATACGAAACAATCGCACTACTAATGCATGCTGAACATTTAGATAGCGTTTATGGTGTAGGTCCTCATACAATATCTGTTCCAAGATTAAGACCTGCAGAAGGTGTTGATATCAATAACTACCCATATCTTGTTTCAGATGATGATTTCAAAAAGATTGTAGCAATTATTAGATTGGCTGTACCTTATACTGGAATGATACTTTCAACTAGAGAAGCACCAGAGTATAGAGACGAGGTTATATCTCTTGGTATATCACAAATTAGTGCAGGTTCATGTACAGGTGTAGGAGGCTATGTTGAAGAATATATGCACAAACATCACGATGATGAGAAACCTCAATTTGAAGTAGAAGATCATCGATCACCAATAGAAATTTTAAAGAGTTTATGTAAATCTGGTTATATACCAAGCTACTGTACAGCTTGCTACAGAGAAGGAAGAACTGGCGAAAGATTCATGGCACTAGCTAAAGCTGGACAAATTCATAATGTATGTCTACCTAATGCATTATTAACTTTTAAAGAATTCTTACTAGATTATGCTGATGAAGAATTAAAAGAACTTGGAAAGAAAACTATAGAAGAATCTTTAAAACAAATACCTAAAGAATCTGCAAGAAAGGCTACAATCAAGTATTTAGAAAGAATAGAGAATGGTGAAAGAGACCTTAGATTCTAA
- a CDS encoding TM1266 family iron-only hydrogenase system putative regulator has protein sequence MKNRIGVVGIVIENIENVDKVNSILHDFANIIIGRMGVPYREKNISVISLIVDGTSDEISAMTGKLGKVKGVNVKSALTKVETK, from the coding sequence ATGAAAAATAGAATAGGCGTTGTAGGCATTGTTATAGAAAATATAGAAAATGTAGATAAAGTAAACTCAATACTCCACGACTTTGCAAACATTATTATTGGAAGAATGGGAGTACCGTATAGAGAAAAAAATATTTCAGTGATTTCTCTGATAGTTGATGGAACTTCTGATGAAATAAGTGCTATGACAGGAAAGCTTGGAAAAGTAAAAGGCGTAAATGTTAAATCAGCACTAACAAAAGTTGAAACAAAATAA
- a CDS encoding spore coat protein — MQIQLSQKERMLLEDQRNQEETCVKKYQNYASQAQDPQLKQLFNKIATEEQHHYDIINQILNGQQPNLSHPQPNQQPMPQGGQTQQASPQNTMNNQADKVLCSDLLSTEKYVSGTYDTVIFECVNPTIRQALQHIQQDEHQHGKELFDYMNSHGMYNVK; from the coding sequence ATGCAAATACAACTTAGTCAAAAAGAAAGAATGCTTTTAGAAGATCAAAGAAATCAAGAAGAAACTTGCGTAAAAAAATATCAAAATTATGCTAGTCAAGCACAAGATCCACAATTAAAACAATTATTTAATAAAATTGCAACTGAAGAACAACATCATTATGACATCATTAATCAAATACTTAATGGTCAGCAGCCTAATCTCAGTCATCCACAACCAAATCAGCAGCCTATGCCTCAAGGAGGTCAAACACAACAAGCTAGTCCACAAAATACTATGAATAATCAGGCAGATAAAGTTTTATGCAGCGATTTATTATCTACTGAAAAATATGTATCTGGAACTTATGATACTGTAATATTCGAATGTGTAAATCCAACCATTAGGCAAGCACTTCAACATATACAACAAGACGAACACCAGCATGGAAAAGAACTTTTTGACTATATGAATAGTCATGGAATGTATAATGTTAAATAA
- a CDS encoding PHP-associated domain-containing protein produces the protein MLIDIHIHTKEYSSCSDIDLEEAIVKAKSIGLDGICITDHESKDIADKAMELSKKHDFLIIVGVEILTYEGDLLVFGLEEVPKEKMSANELISLVSRAGGIAISAHPYRDNGRGMGDNIRKLDGLSGIEVFNGNTKLFQNIKAFDLAKELSIPCLGGSDAHRIERIGRCATLFPDGIRDEKDLIDAIKHRKVSPVKCVDINNFQEIKCLKEARM, from the coding sequence GTGCTAATAGATATACATATACATACAAAAGAATATTCGTCTTGTAGTGATATTGATTTAGAAGAGGCTATTGTAAAGGCAAAATCTATTGGGCTTGATGGAATTTGTATTACAGATCATGAAAGTAAAGATATAGCTGATAAAGCTATGGAATTGTCTAAGAAACATGATTTTTTAATTATAGTTGGTGTGGAGATTTTAACTTATGAAGGAGATTTGTTAGTTTTTGGTTTGGAAGAAGTTCCAAAAGAAAAAATGAGTGCAAACGAATTGATTTCATTAGTTTCAAGAGCGGGTGGTATTGCCATTAGTGCCCATCCTTATAGAGATAATGGAAGAGGTATGGGTGATAATATAAGAAAATTAGATGGGTTATCAGGGATAGAGGTTTTTAATGGTAATACAAAATTATTTCAAAATATAAAAGCTTTTGATTTAGCAAAAGAGTTAAGCATCCCTTGTTTAGGAGGTAGTGATGCTCATAGAATTGAAAGAATAGGAAGATGTGCTACTTTATTTCCAGATGGAATAAGAGATGAAAAAGATTTAATTGACGCTATTAAACACAGGAAAGTTTCACCTGTGAAATGTGTAGATATAAATAATTTTCAAGAAATTAAATGTTTAAAGGAGGCAAGGATGTGA